The DNA sequence cgtagtgctctcgcagggttgtaaggtattatgagctctttaagataagatggtgcctgaccatgaagagctttggaggtgagaagaaggattttaaattccctccttttaaagagtaagatccttttagtttaacatggaACTGCCCAAAATCACATTACTAGTAGTCTCTCTACTAGCAATATTGTTAGCACCTCTGCTAGCATCTCTGCTAGCATGTTAGGATCTCTATTAGCATGTTGTCATCTCtgctagcatgttagcatctctattagcatgttagcatccCTGTTAGAGATTGTTGCTCccagcattcattcattcaggacaatgcacatggATGAACAAGCACAAGAGAACACACAAATGTGCCAGATATTAGCCCAAGAgataatttccatctgcagtccaataggcaggttggagttagagtaaaaaaagacataggatagttatgttaaatattaaaaaaaagaaaagaagaaaggaaaaaacaggacaattcattagtaaaagttaaaatggaAACATAATCAGTTCCTTAGACACAGGAACAGGGGAACATGCAGCACAGGATGAAACAAGCTGAAGTTGCTCCCTAAAGGCCGAGCTGACGGATGGAAGCGTAGGTCCCTGAGGAGTCCTGGAGGACGGAGAGACCAGCAGGGGTCCTGGAGGGTTCGAGGTCAGGGGTCCCGGAGGGTTCGAGGTCGAGGTCAGGGGTCCCGGAGGGTTCGAGGTCAGGGGTCCCGGAGGGTTCGAGGTCAGGGGTCCCAGAGGGTTTGAGGTCAGGGGTCCCGGAGGGTTCGAGGTCGAGGNNNNNNNNNNNNNNNNNNNNNNNNNNNNNNNNNNNNNNNNNNNNNNNNNNNNNNNNNNNNNNNNNNNNNNNNNNNNNNNNNNNNNNNNNNNNNNNNNNNNTCGTTAAGGAGCTCTTCTGTCTTAACGAGCGTGTGGTGCTGACCGGCCAATGGGAGCACGGCTTCTTCTCGCTGACGGCCGTCGGCGCCACCAACGTCGGCTCCATCCGCGTCTACTTCGACAAGGTTGACCCACAATGCATCTGTTcctccataataataatattaataataattatattattattatttatatcataattattactattaatattattaatgatgttgatatcattattattaatgttaatattattagATAATAATCTATTAATATTATTGATGCTATTAGTGCTAATTAACGCCTCTGTTGTTCAGGATCTTCAGACCAACGCTCCTCGCTACAGGAAAGGCTCCTTCCACGACTACAGCTACGTTGCCGTGGACGACCAGGTGTTGCAGGCGGCACGGGGAGGGGGCGGGGCCCCAGCAGAGCGGGGGGGCGTGGCCTTGCAGAAGGGGGAGGCGCTGGGCGAGTTTAACCTGGGCTCCACCATCGTGCTGCTGTTCGAGGCGCCCAAGGACTTCAGCTTCAAGCTGCAGCGgggacagccaatcagagtgggCCAGGGGCTCGGCAGCGTGTGATTGGCTGGGCCAGGGACCAGGCAGCCTCTGATTGGCCGACAAAGACagatttttaaagtttgtgGCATTGTGGGTAACTTTCTCTGTAGCAAAGCAGCTGTGAGGAAGTGGACTCAAGCTCCCAGAATGCCTTGTGCcaaacttttctttgtttttgttgctcgTCCAGAAACTGAACCAACAAACCATTACATGCTGACGTGCCAACATGCTAAAGCTAACGGGCTCCCTGCTGTGTGTGATGTCACAGCTGCTACATGTAGCATCACGCCAACAGCCACACAGctgtaaccatggtaaccccTGCTTCCTGACAGCAGCTCCCCGTCCACGGAAACAGTTTGAATAATTGAAGcgtcattgttttgttttgttgttcaaaCGTTCAATCAGAGCTGCAGAAATTTGAATcagctgattggctgaagtCCAACAGGCTGCCTTTGATTGGTCAGAAGTATCAAATCATTTTGAGTTTCTCTACTTTTGTAAATTgtgaaattatgaataaatattctTTCTCAGCAGCGTTGTCTTGATTCCACTTAAAATActctaaatattaaaaactgtgatgtattaaatgtttaaaagtatatcaatatatatatgtatatatattaaatataaaatataaactatatatttattgtaaaatatttattaaatatctgttttatttggatccccattagcttagcataagctAAGCTCTTCTTCCCGGGGTCCTTTAATCTATTGTTTGACTCTTCATGACAtcacctcacacacatacacacacatacacaacatttaaaaaatacacataatgaaatcttactgtttatttatcttaatgcaattaatttaaaatataaaaaaaagacacaaatagagaaatgtatcttttggcgtgtgtgtgtgtgtgtgtgtgtgtgtgtgtgtacagacaggtgggccttgtcagggttcaTTAGAGGAGTTTCttccttattaatggagttagGACCatcagaagtcaggttgatacaaaGCCGACAGGCTATTGGACGACtggtagaattcatattatggaacgaaccaatcagctaagagaagagaaacgaggtcatcattactttaagaaatgaagggcAGTCGCTCCGGAAAACTGGGAAAACTTTGaatgtccccaagtgcagtcgcaaaaccCATCAAGGGCTACAAACTGGCTCATGAGGACATGAGGAccccccaggaaaggaagacccaGAGCCCCCCCATCAAAGGTGCTTATAAGTCTTACAGCAGAGCTCCACTCGGCATGTCTGACCACAACTCTGTTTATTTGGTTCCGTCTTACAAACCGGCACTGAAGAGAAACAAGCCGAAATGAAAGTTAGTTCCGGTTTGGTCAGAGGACTCGATCCAGTGTCTACAGGAACGCTACCGCTGCTCTGACTGGGATCTATTCAAAAACGGATGTAAAGATATCGATGAGCTCACAGAGACTGTTTCTGCATACATCACTTTCTCTGAGGACTTAGTCATCCCTCGTAAATCCATTTCCATATATCCAAATAATAAACCATGGGTCTCTAAATCTGTCAAAAGCATAATTAATCAACGAAATATTCAACCAAGGTAACATGACTCAATACAGAGTACTTCAAAAACAAGCTAAAAAGGAACTTAAGCTTGCAAAACGTCAGTATAAGGACAAAGTTGAGAACATGCTGAGCGCAGGCAACTCACATCCTGCATGGGAGGGTGTGGAAGCAATGATGGGGATGCAACCTGAGAAGTGTCTGATCTCCCTCAATGGCATGTCAGACCTTGTCCTCTCAAATGAGCTGAACACTTTTTATAATCGGTTTAATATTCATGATTTTAGTGAGAAGCTGTCAGTTTTTAATAACGTTGCCCCTGGGCAGGGTATAGTCCAggttgacagaaacaaggtcCTGTCTCTCTTCAGAGGCGTAAACGAAAGGAAAAGTCCCGGCCCCGACGGCATTGGAGGCCGTATATTAAAGAACTGTGCTGAACAGCTGgcagacattttttgtttaatttacaaaatgtctttacatCTCCAAACTGTTCCTCGCCTTTGGAAAGACTCAATTACTGTTCCAGTGGCTAAAGAAAAGGCTCCAGAGTCTCTCACTGACTCTAGGCCTGTGGCCCTCACGTCCCTCACTATGAAGACGTTAGAGAAGGATGAACTGCTGCGTTCTGTCCAGGGTCTGCTGGATCCGTTTCAATTTGATACAGACCACACCGGGGAGTGGAAGATGCAGCATGTACTCTTTTTACCTTGATCCATACCCATCTTGAGAGTGCTAAGAGCTTTGTGCGGCtgctttttattgacttttcttCAGCTTTTAATTGCATCCAAACACATATTTTAGCGGGGATTTTAAAGAGTACCTTTAATATTGACCCTTGTCTTATCTCTTGGTTGAGGAACTTTCTAACTAACAGGTCTCAACGTGTGAGAGTGAATAGCATTTTATCTGATGTCCTCTTTCCTCCACTGGTTCCCCCCAGGGCTGCGTCCTCTCTgcgattttatttattttatatactaaTGCAGCCAGCACGCCAGGCGTCATATCATTAAGTTTGCTGACGACTCGGTAATAGTGTCGCTGCTGACACACAACGCCCCAGAGCATGGCactattttaaatgactttacaGAGTGGTGCAAGTTGACTTTAATTAACATTAACGTggcaaaaactaaagaaatgcTAATCGATTTTAgaaggacccccccccccccctccccccctctctcgcCTACTCTCATTAATGATCAAGCCATCGAAGTGGTGAAGCAATACAAATACCTCGGTATTATAATCGATGACAAACTCACAGTTGACGCTGTCTGTAAGAAGTCACATCAacgcatgtttttttattgtaaacttCGCAATTTTAATGTTGATAAGACTTTTAtgaggatgttttattgttgttttattgaatctatTCTTTCTTTTGCCATTGTGAGTTGGTTTGGGTCCCTCACacttaaaaacaagaacaggctTCAATATATAGTTAAAGTGTGTGGCAAGATTTCCCAAAACCGTCTGACTGATTTAAACTCTGTCTATAAGACAAGGTCCCTCAAGAAGGCCCA is a window from the Etheostoma cragini isolate CJK2018 chromosome 16, CSU_Ecrag_1.0, whole genome shotgun sequence genome containing:
- the pisd gene encoding phosphatidylserine decarboxylase proenzyme, mitochondrial; this translates as MAPPANRLPLLLPDPQRSAAVGQSVKELFCLNERVVLTGQWEHGFFSLTAVGATNVGSIRVYFDKDLQTNAPRYRKGSFHDYSYVAVDDQVLQAARGGGGAPAERGGVALQKGEALGEFNLGSTIVLLFEAPKDFSFKLQRGQPIRVGQGLGSV